In a single window of the Rattus norvegicus strain BN/NHsdMcwi chromosome 6, GRCr8, whole genome shotgun sequence genome:
- the Lpin1 gene encoding phosphatidate phosphatase LPIN1 isoform X11: MFIYQRIGSTRIEIRPSISSLVDCQRTPPHLAEGVLSSSCPLQSCHFHASESPSGSRPSTPKSDSELVSKSADRLTPKNNLEMLWLWGELPQAAKSSSPHKMKDSSPLGGRKMADKIHFQTIHSESSDTFSDQSPTMARGLLIHQSKAQTEMQFVNEEDLEALGAAAPPLSVAEELKAPASSTAQTSSKSDSPSRKKDKRSRHLGADGVYLDDLTDMDPEVAALYFPKNGDPGGLPKQASDNGARSANQSPQSVGSSGIDSGVESTSDSLRDLPSIAISLCGGLSDHREITKDAFLEQAVSYQQFADNPAIIDDPNLVVKIGNKYYNWTTAAPLLLAMQAFQKPLPKSSCLSYLHMILDAIRFCLSKIFSPPTATVESIMRDKMPKKGGRWWFSWRGRNATIKEESKPEQGLPGKGHNTGEQPAQLGLTTRIKHESSSSDEEHSATKPSSSSHLSLLSNVSYKKTLRLTSEQLKSLKLKNGPNDVVFSVTTQYQGTCRCEGTIYLWNWDDKVIISDIDGTITRSDTLGHILPTLGKDWTHQGIAKLYHKVSQNGYKFLYCSARAIGMADMTRGYLHWVNERGTVLPQGPLLLSPSSLFSALHREVIEKKPEKFKVQCLTDIKNLFFPNTEPFYAAFGNRPADVYSYKQVGVSLNRIFTVNPKGELVQEHAKTNISSYVRLCEVVDHVFPLLKRSHSCDFPCSDTFSNFTFWREPLPPFENQDVHSASA, encoded by the exons ATGTTCATCTACCAGAGGATAGGGTCTACCCGCATAGAGATCAGACCTTCCATTAG CAGCCTGGTAGATTGTCAGAGGACTCCCCCTCACCTGGCCGAGGGAGTTCTCTCTAGCTCTTGTCCTCTGCAGTCTTGCCACTTCCATGCTTCGGAAAG tCCTTCAGGCTCCCGGCCCTCAACACCAAAAAGTGATTCTGAGCTGGTCAGTAAGTCTGCAGACAGATTGACGCCAAAGAATAACCTGGAAATGCTCTGGCTATGGGGTGAATTGCCACAGGCTGCAAAG TCGTCTTCTCCACACAAGATGAAAGACTCCAGCCCCTTAGGAGGTCGGAAGATGGCTGATAAAATCCACTTCCAGACCATTCACAGCGAGTCTTCAGACACTTTCAGTGACCAGTCCCCAACAATGGCCCGGGGGCTGCTCATCCACCAGAGCAAGGCTCAGACGGAAATGCAGTTTGTGAATGAGGAGGACCTTGAGGCCTTGGGGGCCGCAGCCCCACCTTTGTCTGTAGCCGAAGAGCTCAAGGCCCCAGCCTCCAGCACAGCACAGACATCAAGCAAGTCAGATTCCCCTTCCAGAAAAAAAG ATAAACGAAGCCGGCACCTCGGAGCTGATGGCGTTTATCTGGATGACCTCACAGACATGGACCCGGAAGTGGCTGCCCTGTATTTCCCCAAGAA TGGGGATCCCGGTGGGCTTCCCAAACAAGCGAGTGACAACGGAGCCAGGTCAGCCAACCAGTCCCCACAGTCGGTGGGTAGCTCGGGCATTGACAGCGGCGTGGAGAGCACCTCCGACAGCCTGAGGGACCTGCCGTCCATCGCCATCTCCCTCTGCGGTGGCCTCAGTGACCACAGAGAGATCACCAAAG ATGCATTTTTGGAACAAGCCGTGTCATATCAGCAATTTGCCGACAACCCTGCTATCATCGATGATCCCAACCTCGTGGTCAAGATTGGTAATAA GTACTACAACTGGACAACAGCAGCTCCTCTACTTCTGGCGATGCAGGCTTTCCAGAAACCTTTGCCAAAG TCTTCGTGCCTCAGTTACCTCCACATGATTTTGGACGCCATTAGGTTTTGCCTTTCTAAAATTTTCAGCCCACCCACA GCCACTGTGGAATCCATCATGAGAGATAAGATGCCCAAAAAGGGAGGGAGATGGTGGTTTTCCTGGAGAGGAAGAAACGCCACAATCAAAGAG GAGAGCAAGCCTGAGCAGGGCCTGCCTGGGAAGGGCCACAATACCGGAGAGCAGCCTGCACAGCTTGGCCTGACCACCAG AATAAAGCATGAGTCATCCTCTAGTGATGAAGAGCACTCAGCTACCAAGCCATCGAGCTCGAGCCACCTCTCTCTCTTGTCCAACGTCAGCTACAAAAAGACCCTGCGGCTCACATCGGAGCAGTTG aaaagctTGAAGTTGAAGAATGGCCCCAACGATGTGGTGTTCAGTGTCACTACCCAGTACCAGGGCACCTGTCGCTGTGAGGGTACCATCTACCTGTGGAATTGGGATGACAAAGTCATCATCTCAGATATCGATGGTACCATCACAAG atctgataCTCTTGGTCACATATTGCCCACACTGGGAAAGGATTGGACTCACCAGGGCATCGCAAAGCTGTATCACAAAGTAAGCCA GAATGGCTACAAGTTTCTCTATTGTTCTGCACGTGCCATTGGGATGGCAGACATGACGAGGGGCTATCTGCACTGGGTCAACGAGAGGGGCACAGTGCTGCCACAGGGGCCGCTTCTGCTGAGCCCCAGCAGCCTCTTCTCCGCCTTGCACAG agAAGTGAttgaaaagaagccagaaaagtTCAAAGTCCAGTGTTTGACAGACATCAAAAACCTGTTTTTCCCAAACACAGAGCCCTTTTATGCTGCTTTTGGGAACCGGCCTGCC GATGTGTATTCCTACAAGCAAGTGGGAGTGTCCCTGAATAGAATCTTCACCGTCAACCCCAAGGGTGAGCTGGTGCAGGAGCATGCCAAGACCAACATCAGCTC GTATGTGCGGCTCTGCGAAGTGGTCGACCACGTCTTCCCCTTGCTGAAGAGAAGCCATTCCTGCGACTTCCCCTGTTCAGACACTTTCAGTAACTTCACCTTTTGGAGAGAGCCACTGCCACCCTTTGAAAACCAGGACGTGCATTCAGCCTCAGCTTGA